One window of the Natrinema sp. CBA1119 genome contains the following:
- a CDS encoding multicopper oxidase domain-containing protein yields the protein MPSLDYTSAAEVTAQLEERLVEAVGEKPDVSRRTVLGGLGVAGSAAVGIGSTRAGADSGHDEDEHGTFGAVDEYRDSTFDPHEFLRTFNTGESGQDAVPQRIYEENGRTVREFEFTAVDTTITIAPGIEFEAWAFNGQVPGPTIRAVEGDLIRVTFENFGRHAHTIHPHLKNLDPEMDGIPQNGPGVLETGESYTYEWIAQPAGVHFYHCHSLPLKEHIHRGLYGAMIVDPDPERVRENPADYVTDHPSQITDAMVDDLVDEAKTRNHEYAENDAVNELVIVMNSFDTNFDGGNEVYAANTRAFAYGVGETDGNGDWTAGETKRPIRIDKNERQRVYLVNATEFDLVNSFHTHSQFFDYYDHGTTLLPTRQTVDTVMQTQAQRGIIELDYSDHEPGLYMFHAHQSEFAELGWMSFFEVV from the coding sequence ATGCCATCACTAGATTATACCAGCGCAGCTGAAGTTACAGCACAGCTTGAGGAACGACTCGTCGAAGCGGTCGGGGAGAAACCGGACGTCAGCCGACGAACGGTGCTCGGCGGGCTCGGGGTCGCCGGGAGTGCTGCGGTCGGGATCGGGAGTACGCGAGCGGGTGCCGATTCCGGCCACGACGAGGACGAACACGGGACGTTCGGTGCCGTCGACGAGTACCGCGATTCGACTTTCGATCCCCACGAGTTCCTGAGAACGTTCAACACGGGCGAGAGCGGTCAGGACGCCGTCCCACAACGAATCTACGAGGAGAACGGCCGAACCGTTCGGGAGTTCGAGTTCACCGCAGTCGATACGACGATTACGATCGCGCCGGGCATCGAGTTCGAAGCCTGGGCGTTCAACGGGCAGGTACCGGGGCCGACGATCCGCGCCGTCGAGGGTGATCTCATTCGGGTCACGTTCGAAAACTTCGGGCGACACGCCCACACGATTCACCCGCACCTGAAGAATCTCGACCCCGAAATGGACGGCATTCCCCAGAACGGACCCGGCGTGCTCGAGACCGGCGAGTCGTACACCTACGAGTGGATCGCACAGCCCGCCGGCGTGCACTTCTATCACTGCCACTCGCTGCCGTTGAAAGAGCACATTCACCGTGGCCTTTACGGCGCGATGATCGTCGATCCGGATCCCGAACGGGTCAGGGAGAACCCTGCCGATTACGTGACGGACCATCCGAGTCAGATCACCGACGCGATGGTCGACGATCTGGTCGACGAGGCCAAGACGCGCAACCACGAGTACGCCGAGAACGACGCCGTCAACGAGTTGGTGATCGTGATGAACTCGTTCGATACCAACTTCGACGGCGGAAACGAGGTCTACGCTGCGAATACGCGGGCCTTCGCATACGGCGTCGGCGAGACCGACGGGAACGGCGACTGGACGGCTGGCGAGACGAAACGCCCCATCCGGATCGACAAGAACGAACGGCAGCGAGTGTATCTCGTGAACGCGACGGAGTTCGACCTTGTCAACTCTTTCCATACCCACTCGCAGTTCTTCGATTACTACGACCACGGGACGACGTTGCTACCGACGCGCCAGACCGTCGACACGGTCATGCAGACGCAGGCCCAGCGAGGTATCATCGAACTCGACTACTCCGATCACGAGCCGGGGCTGTACATGTTCCACGCTCATCAGTCGGAGTTCGCCGAACTCGGCTGGATGAGCTTCTTCGAGGTGGTCTAA
- the yqeC gene encoding selenium cofactor biosynthesis protein YqeC — MDVLEALRAESGVVAVVGAGGKKTTLYTLAERAASDRSLRAVVTATVRIPIFDRHVEEVAVTDDPVAALERADAWPVGVVPEREGEDRYVGYDPDVVDDIATADVADLVLVKADGARTREFKAPNEREPQLPRHVDTVVPIASVQAVGKPLSADHVHRPERVAAITGLDRGDVIRPEDVARVLASDRGGHKGVPDGATVVPLLNKVDDAKMRDVAADIGRELLERAPAVRQVVLARMVGEEPVIDVLGT, encoded by the coding sequence ATGGACGTTCTCGAGGCGCTCCGAGCGGAGTCCGGCGTCGTCGCCGTCGTCGGTGCGGGCGGCAAGAAGACGACGCTCTATACGCTTGCCGAACGCGCCGCAAGCGATCGCTCCCTGCGAGCGGTCGTGACGGCGACGGTTCGGATCCCGATCTTCGATCGACACGTCGAGGAAGTCGCCGTGACTGACGACCCGGTTGCGGCCCTCGAGCGAGCGGACGCGTGGCCCGTCGGCGTCGTCCCGGAGCGGGAGGGCGAAGACCGGTACGTGGGGTACGATCCCGATGTCGTCGACGACATCGCGACGGCCGACGTCGCCGATCTCGTTCTCGTCAAGGCCGATGGTGCGCGGACGCGGGAGTTCAAGGCACCGAACGAGCGCGAACCGCAACTTCCCCGACACGTCGACACCGTCGTCCCGATCGCGAGCGTGCAGGCCGTCGGAAAACCGCTCTCGGCCGACCACGTCCACCGGCCGGAGCGAGTGGCGGCGATCACCGGGCTCGATCGCGGCGATGTGATCCGGCCCGAAGACGTCGCTCGAGTGCTCGCGAGCGATCGCGGCGGGCACAAGGGAGTTCCGGACGGAGCGACGGTCGTCCCGCTCCTCAACAAGGTCGATGACGCCAAGATGCGGGATGTCGCAGCGGACATCGGACGGGAGTTGCTCGAGCGAGCGCCGGCCGTGAGGCAAGTCGTTTTGGCGCGGATGGTCGGTGAGGAACCGGTGATCGACGTCCTCGGGACCTAG
- a CDS encoding flavodoxin domain-containing protein: MGSILVSYGTGEGQTATVADRIGDVFADRGHDATVMNVDEIPADFDCEAYDAVLVGASIHMGKHQPAVRDFVRTTRETLAARPTAFFQLSMSDAVSDETRRAEAAGYVDAFLEETDWQPDRIARFGGALRYSKYGFLKRLMMKRIATDATGDTDTSRDYEYTDWDEVEAFAADFAAFVEGRLGLGSPEEGSAN; encoded by the coding sequence ATGGGTTCGATTCTCGTCAGTTACGGGACCGGTGAGGGACAGACGGCGACGGTCGCCGATCGAATCGGCGACGTGTTCGCTGACCGCGGGCACGATGCCACCGTGATGAACGTCGACGAGATTCCGGCGGACTTCGACTGCGAGGCGTACGATGCCGTGCTCGTCGGCGCATCGATCCACATGGGGAAACACCAGCCGGCAGTTCGGGATTTCGTGCGAACTACCCGCGAGACGCTGGCCGCCCGTCCGACGGCGTTCTTCCAGCTGTCCATGTCCGACGCCGTGAGCGACGAAACCCGGCGTGCTGAAGCGGCGGGCTACGTCGATGCGTTCCTCGAGGAGACCGACTGGCAGCCCGACCGAATCGCCCGCTTCGGGGGCGCGCTCCGGTACTCGAAGTACGGCTTCCTCAAGCGGCTCATGATGAAACGGATCGCCACGGATGCGACCGGCGATACGGACACCTCCCGCGACTACGAGTACACCGACTGGGACGAGGTCGAGGCCTTTGCCGCGGACTTCGCCGCGTTCGTCGAGGGTCGTCTCGGCCTGGGATCGCCCGAAGAAGGCAGCGCGAACTGA
- a CDS encoding ring-cleaving dioxygenase: protein MSPNTSGLHHVTAIAEDPQANADFYVGTLGLRFVKKTVNHDDTGTYHFYFGDGEGSPGTNITFFPWTDQGHEGRFGAGQTRTTAYGIASDSVDYWRDRLESRGVEFTAEERFDETVLRFSDPDGIELELVATDDEFDATPWEDGPVPTEHQLRGFYNVALAVDDYGPTETILTDVLGYELEAEAGGRRRYRSATGGPGSVVDLVETDAGRGQMGIGTVHHVAFVAESVEEQEEWREAFAAAGLSPSEVIDRKYFQSIYTREPGGVLFEMATTGPGFTEDEGLEALGERLALPGWLENEREEIEAQLPEFEGPNVDSSRD, encoded by the coding sequence ATGTCACCGAACACATCCGGACTCCACCACGTCACGGCGATCGCCGAGGACCCGCAGGCGAACGCCGACTTCTACGTCGGGACGCTCGGCCTGCGATTCGTGAAGAAGACCGTCAACCACGATGATACGGGCACCTACCACTTCTACTTCGGCGACGGCGAGGGCTCTCCCGGGACGAATATCACCTTCTTCCCGTGGACCGATCAGGGACACGAGGGTCGGTTCGGCGCTGGACAGACACGGACGACTGCCTACGGAATCGCTTCGGATTCGGTCGACTACTGGCGCGACCGCCTCGAGTCTCGGGGCGTCGAGTTCACGGCGGAAGAACGGTTCGACGAGACCGTGCTCCGGTTTTCGGACCCGGACGGGATCGAACTCGAACTCGTCGCGACCGATGACGAATTTGACGCGACGCCGTGGGAGGACGGCCCGGTTCCGACCGAGCACCAGCTCCGGGGCTTCTACAACGTCGCGCTCGCCGTCGACGACTACGGCCCGACCGAGACGATTCTGACCGACGTCCTCGGCTACGAACTCGAGGCCGAAGCGGGCGGCCGTCGGCGCTACCGAAGCGCAACGGGCGGTCCGGGCTCGGTGGTCGACCTCGTCGAGACCGATGCCGGACGCGGGCAGATGGGCATCGGAACCGTTCACCACGTCGCGTTCGTGGCGGAAAGCGTCGAGGAACAGGAGGAGTGGCGCGAGGCCTTCGCCGCGGCGGGGCTGTCGCCCTCCGAGGTTATCGACCGGAAGTACTTCCAGTCGATCTACACGCGCGAACCGGGCGGCGTCCTCTTCGAGATGGCGACGACCGGGCCCGGCTTCACGGAAGACGAGGGCCTCGAGGCGTTGGGCGAACGGCTAGCGCTCCCGGGGTGGCTCGAGAACGAACGCGAGGAGATCGAGGCCCAGTTACCCGAGTTCGAGGGGCCGAACGTCGACTCGAGTAGGGACTGA